TGGTTTTAAAAACAGTTACGTCAAAATACTGATCAAAACGGGCCAGACCGGCGGTATTGCCCGGAGTGGTTTGCACAAAGTTAAAGCCGTAAAAATGCACGTACCATGGTGGCGCAGCCGGGTATGTATAGTAAACGATAAAGCCTAAAAAATTTACTATAAAAAAGGTAAGCAAAAAGCTCAGAAATTGCCTGCGGTTTACAAAGAATAAATAAACTGCGAAAGCCATTGGCACAGGTATCCAGCACAAATAAAAAATGCCCGATATGATGTCCAGAAAAGTGATATTATTAATCCACAGGTATTCGTTAGGCGTGAGTATCTTGTTACCTGCCTGTATGCCGAATAAGCTTTTTTCGAAGTTATATAAGCCTGCTATGTGAACGGTGTTGTACTCATAGTTAGGAAAGGCTTTCATATAATCGTAGATTATCCAGTATACAATGAATATAGAAAAACCTACAATGAATTTTCGGCTGATAGGAGTGGCGTAGAAGAACAGGTTATATAAGAGCACCAGCACTAACTGATCGCTTTTAAAACCCAGCAGTAACCAAGAAATTATTAAATACGCGATAGATATCAGCGAAACAGTTAAAGCCGATTTGGGAGTAACCGGAAAAACTGCGCCGGC
This Mucilaginibacter defluvii DNA region includes the following protein-coding sequences:
- a CDS encoding phosphatase PAP2 family protein, which translates into the protein MAKTAGAVFPVTPKSALTVSLISIAYLIISWLLLGFKSDQLVLVLLYNLFFYATPISRKFIVGFSIFIVYWIIYDYMKAFPNYEYNTVHIAGLYNFEKSLFGIQAGNKILTPNEYLWINNITFLDIISGIFYLCWIPVPMAFAVYLFFVNRRQFLSFLLTFFIVNFLGFIVYYTYPAAPPWYVHFYGFNFVQTTPGNTAGLARFDQYFDVTVFKTIYAKGSNVFAAMPSLHSAYPLIVLYFGLKNKLGFINLFFATVMVGIWFAAVYTSHHYVLDVTFGIATAALGIALFEWAFSRISLLRNFLDRYEQTIK